From Rhodococcus sp. B7740:
CTCGCCGAAGCCGCCAGTGATGGTGTCGACGGTGGTGCCGACTCCGAGCTTCGTCGCCAGTCCCAGGTACGCGGCACCGAGCACCAGCGAGATCACCGGGTTGAAGTGAAAACGAACGATGAAGACCACCACCGCCAGGACGGCGACGACGGTGTTGATCACGATCCACATATCGGACATCGGCAATTCTTCCCGCTGAATGAGAGTGACCGCTGCCATCGCATGCGGCTCGGTGTGATCCATCACACCAATACCCACATTATGGGCACAGATTTACTTCGTGAGCAAGAGCCTGGGCAGCACGGAAACACGAAGGTCCGCCGAGAGCCAGGTCAGATCGGCTGAGCGCGCCTGATCGAGAGCGCGGCCCGAGAGGGATCGAGTTCGACGGGCGAGCGGACCAGCAGTTCCCCGACCCGCAGGATGCCGTCGGACAGCGGCTCTACCCGCAGTCCGCCGCGACCGATCAGCGCCTTACGTGCACCGTCCACCACCATCCGGTCCATCCACGCGCACGGATGGGCCGGCCGGCCACCACGGAACCGAATCCAGCCGTCACCGGAATCGAGCTCGAATTCCAGCCCTCGCAACGGGTCGAGCTCCAGCCCGCGTACGACGACGTTTCGCCTGGCCACGGACGGATCGGGCACATCGACCCCGAGTACGTCGCCGACGGCCTCCCAGGCCTCGACGGCCAGAAAGCTCACCGCCGCCTCGGTGTGTGCCTTCACGCCGAAGAACCGATCTCCACGAATGCCTTTGTGCGCCACGATCTCGACGCTGGTCGGCAGGTCCGTCGCCGACTCGGCCGGGCCGTCCTTGGATCTACCGAAGTAGGCGTGCGTGGGCGAGCGCAGCAACTGCACGATCTCGGCGCGATACTCGAAAAGCATGCCCTCGAGTCTGCCCGGTACCGATCTCCATCCGTTCTTACCCGCGGGTAAGAACTGATCAGTACACTCGCGACATGGCTGTGACGACACGCGTGACCACCTCCGACGGCATCATCGAGGGCAAGCCGGTGGGCGACCTGACCACCTGGCGCGGCATCCCGTACGCCGCCCCGCCCGTCGGACCGCTTCGTTTCCGAGCGCCGCAACCGACCCAACCGTGGTCGGGCGTGCGCGACGCCACCGAATGGGGCAACGCCTCCATTCAGCACAAGCGCGGCACGATGCTCGCCGTCGGCAAGTACCAGCCGTCGAGCGAGGACTGCCTGACGCTCAACGTGTTGGCCCCGAGCGCACCGAGCAAGAACCCGCGCCCGGTCATGGTGTTCATCCACGGTGGTGCCTACACGCTCGGCACCTCGGCGACCCCGCTGTACGGCGGCGGCTCGCTGGTGCGCCGCTCACTGAAGGACGGCGACGGCATCATCTACGTCTCGGTCAACTACCGACTCGGCGCACTGGGCTACCTGGACATGTCCCAGTTCTCCACTCCCGAGCGGCCGTTCGACTCCAACCTGGGCCTGCGGGATCAGGTCGCAGCGCTGGAATGGGTGCAGCGCAACATCGCGAACTTCGGCGGCGATCCGAACAACGTCACCATCTTCGGCGAATCCGCGGGCGGCAATGCGGTCACCACACTCATGACGGTTCCCGCTGCGAAAGGCCTTTTCGCACAGGCCATTTCCGAGAGCTCTGCTCCCGGCATGACGGCCACCAAGGAGCGTGCCGATCAATGGGCACGCGAGTACGTGGGCTACCTGGGCGGCACCGCGGAGAACGCGGCCGAGACCCTGGAGAACGCCGAGGTACTACGGCTCGGGCGGGCCGGCACCAAGCTTGGCCTGACCACCCTGCACCGCACTCCCGGACTGCTTCCGTTCGGACCCGTGATCGACGGCGACTTCCTGCCGGTCAGCCCGGTGGAGGCCTACGCGAAGGGCACCGCGCACCGCGTCCCGCTGATCATCGGCACCAATGCCCGTGAGGGAACACTGTTTCCGAAGTTCCTCGACGCACTGCCCACCAACCCCGAACGCATCGGCAAGCTGTTCTCGCTCACCGATCCCGACGCCGAGGCCGTGGTCACCGCAGGCTATCGCGGCTACCCCAGTGAGCGGTCCGCCATCGACTTCGGCGGCGACTTCACCTTCTGGAAGCCGTCTCTCGAAGTGGCCGAAGG
This genomic window contains:
- a CDS encoding molybdenum cofactor biosysynthesis protein, with protein sequence MLFEYRAEIVQLLRSPTHAYFGRSKDGPAESATDLPTSVEIVAHKGIRGDRFFGVKAHTEAAVSFLAVEAWEAVGDVLGVDVPDPSVARRNVVVRGLELDPLRGLEFELDSGDGWIRFRGGRPAHPCAWMDRMVVDGARKALIGRGGLRVEPLSDGILRVGELLVRSPVELDPSRAALSIRRAQPI
- a CDS encoding carboxylesterase/lipase family protein, which codes for MAVTTRVTTSDGIIEGKPVGDLTTWRGIPYAAPPVGPLRFRAPQPTQPWSGVRDATEWGNASIQHKRGTMLAVGKYQPSSEDCLTLNVLAPSAPSKNPRPVMVFIHGGAYTLGTSATPLYGGGSLVRRSLKDGDGIIYVSVNYRLGALGYLDMSQFSTPERPFDSNLGLRDQVAALEWVQRNIANFGGDPNNVTIFGESAGGNAVTTLMTVPAAKGLFAQAISESSAPGMTATKERADQWAREYVGYLGGTAENAAETLENAEVLRLGRAGTKLGLTTLHRTPGLLPFGPVIDGDFLPVSPVEAYAKGTAHRVPLIIGTNAREGTLFPKFLDALPTNPERIGKLFSLTDPDAEAVVTAGYRGYPSERSAIDFGGDFTFWKPSLEVAEGHSRHAPTYFYRFDFAPRSMKVLGLDATHGFELFAVFGINETLFGKALTLTGGRKAFAEVTEQVQSNWIAFATNGKPLDTWPAYDEDSRRTLIFDTRTRVQKDPRSDRRKAWEGYRGYDSQKLEPVT